The following proteins are co-located in the Tachysurus vachellii isolate PV-2020 chromosome 17, HZAU_Pvac_v1, whole genome shotgun sequence genome:
- the agxt2 gene encoding alanine--glyoxylate aminotransferase 2, mitochondrial, whose amino-acid sequence MYKLFSRVKAPLRARRVDRGVGSVIQLHRTSGSLCQETESKNLRVQMPTFNFTPETYQCMSKEKLLKIRKLNCNAMTMKVTNYKKPLFIHHGFMQWLWDVDGSRYLDMYAGIATVSQGHCHPKVTKAAQEQLQRLWHTSAIYVHPPIQEYVEKLVSHLPEPLNVVYLTNSGSEANDLALLMARLHTGNFDAITLRGSYHGGSPLTMGLTSNTVYKYPVPSSPGCYNTMCPDVFRGLWGGSHCRDSPVQTIRECSCPPDQCHANERYLEQLEEVFITSVPSRIAAFFAEPIQGLGGIVQYPKNFLKEAYKLVREKGGLCIADEVQTGFGRTGSHFWGFQSHDVVPDIVTMAKGIANGFPMGAVVTSEEIAHSFAKGLHFNTFGGNPLACSIASAVLDTIKEERIQENCAVVGTHLLKELAKLRDKYEIIGDVRGKGLHIGVEMVTDKASRDPLPPEAMSHIMEDTKDMGVLVGRGGIYGQTFRIQPPMCITKEDADFFLAVFDQALNNYMERR is encoded by the exons atGTATAAACTCTTTTCACGTGTGAAAGCTCCACTGAGGGCCAGAAGAGTCGACCGTGGAGTCGGTTCTGTGATTCAACTGCACCGAACGAGTG GTTCATTATGTCAGGAGACAGAGTCAAAGAACCTGCGAGTCCAGATGCCGACATTTAATTTCACCCCTGAGACATACCAG TGTATGAGTAAGGAGAAGCTGCTGAAGATCAGGAAGCTGAACTGTAATGCCATGACCATGAAGGTGACGAACTACAAGAAGCCACTTTTTATCCATCATGGTTTCATGCAGTGGCTGTGGGACGTGGACGGGTCACGCTATCTGGACATGTATGCAGGGATCGCCACCGTCAGCCAGGGACACTGCCATCC GAAAGTAACTAAAGCTGCACAGGAGCAGCTGCAGCGCCTTTGGCACACCTCAGCTATTTATGTTCATCCTCCGATCCAGGAATATGTAGAAAAACTCGTCTCACATCTGCCTGAACCTttgaat gtagtGTATCTGACAAACAGTGGCTCCGAGGCCAATGATCTGGCTCTGCTGATGGCGAGATTACACACAGGAAACTTTGATGCCATCACTCTTAG AGGCTCCTATCATGGTGGAAGTCCACTAACGATGGGTCTGACCTCAAATACAGTGTATAAATACCCAGTACCCTCCAGCCCGGGCTGCTATAAT aCCATGTGTCCGGACGTGTTCAGGGGCCTGTGGGGTGGGAGTCACTGCAGAGATTCACCTGTTCAGACCATCAGAGAGTGCAGCTGCCCTCCtg ATCAGTGTCACGCCAACGAGCGCTACCTGGagcagctggaggaagtgtTCATTACGAGCGTACCCAGTCGCATCGCCGCCTTCTTCGCAGAACCCATTCAG GGATTAGGAGGAATTGTCCAGTACCCTAAGAACTTCCTGAAGGAAGCCTACAAGCtagtgagagagaaaggtggACTATGTATCGCTGATGAG GTTCAGACCGGTTTTGGACGCACAGGAAGTCACTTCTGGGGTTTTCAGAGCCATGACGTTGTTCCAGACATTGTGACAATGGCTAAAGGAATCGCTAACGGGTTTCCCATGGGGGCCGTGGTCACGAGTGAGG AAATCGCTCATTCCTTTGCTAAAGGACTCCACTTCAACACGTTCGGAGGAAACCCTCTGGCCTGCAGCATCGCCTCGGCCGTGCTGGAC acaaTTAAAGAGGAGCGGATCCAGGAGAACTGTGCCGTAGTAGGAACACATCTGTTGAAGGAACTGGCCAAACTGCGAGACAAGTACGAGATCATCGGGGATGTTCGGGGAAAAGGACTGCACATCGGTGTGGAGATGGTTACAGATAAA GCGAGTCGAGATCCTCTTCCCCCCGAGGCCATGAGTCACATTATGGAGGACACCAAGGACATGGGAGTGCTGGTGGGCAGAGGAGGGATTTACGGACAG ACGTTCAGGATCCAGCCGCCGATGTGCATCACTAAAGAAGACGCCGATTTCTTCCTCGCAGTGTTCGATCAGGCGCTGAACAACTACATGGAGAGGAGATGA